One window of Marmota flaviventris isolate mMarFla1 chromosome 5, mMarFla1.hap1, whole genome shotgun sequence genomic DNA carries:
- the LOC139705902 gene encoding LOW QUALITY PROTEIN: melanoma inhibitory activity protein 2-like (The sequence of the model RefSeq protein was modified relative to this genomic sequence to represent the inferred CDS: inserted 1 base in 1 codon; substituted 2 bases at 2 genomic stop codons): protein METHPSPYGCPWELGIRTAIGFFVVVLFLWRSFQSVRSRLYLRREKKLALKLSEIIEKKCGLLEKVSLVQKEYEGLESSLXNAILEKEAIYANLDRSLSKFEEEILFLEEELKEEKTKHSQQDELIEYISKRMKSPEEESKSLSSHIPEATTTLTIFHLNAEGLKVPIKEVSNENSQLLESQKQLLHEGEVWEEEVNGLNHQKTTLEDSKEHEEQVLREKENHIKSLSEHLLKDWAPVLEEDLTDDGNLELEMKSESEIGAHLEDQPKGDLKKQLYADKLNSSFKILEGERNQVFTLVSEVVETKEDLIEEIKNLKTEQASLQSKNTQLESENQHLEQKLKLIIEVYEAIVMKLQRKVREEENDQVVQEEKLFKMEENISHASEQLKTYRKQVKDLEEELERTTYFYQGQITHYEEKAQDNEWAAQRAERYLNDLGKHEAHDSQNFTENEFKFXKDPSALHVSNTAIGREHFPDGPSPLGRPSSEMRAALLGKEGALRLSPLLPRVGGRGSRGPENPLGPQIINERRESGYDGITDHQRVPYNIRPLSSPWEQNPKMMTSPPGQPYCDLRLPLPRQEXCDSNYGGPSGPAELRSSTLPPLDQMDGPMFSEMESSRNDSKVDLDNSNVPDSSLPAENQETASGFAFSPFPPIRGPLFPVDPRNQFMRRGAFFPPPPPGNMYGASREYFPWGPPFPMEPWCFPHYLPPRAEFCPPPSRAF from the exons ATGGAAACACACCCTAGTCCTTATGGCTGTCCATGGGAGTTGGGGATACGTACAGCtattggattttttgttgttgtcttgtTTTTGTGGAGAAGTTTTCAGTCTGTGAGAAGCAGGCTTTacttgagaagagaaaaaaagcttgctctaaaactttctgaaataattgagaaaaaatgTGGACTGCTTGAAAAAGTCAGTCTTGTCCAAAAAGAATATGAAGGCTTAGAGTCATCTT AGAATGCCATTTTGGAGAAGGAGGCAATATACGCAAACCTGGATAGGTCCCTATCTAAATTTGAGGAAGAAATACTCTTTCTAGAAGAAGagctaaaagaagagaaaactaaacattCTCAACAGGATGAATTGATAGAGTATATATCAAAAAGGATGAAGTCCCCAGAAGAGGAATCAAAATCCCTCAGTTCACATATACCTGAAGCTACAACAACCTTAACAATATTTCACCTGAATGCAGAAGGACTGAAGGTACCAATAAAAGAAGTTTCAAATGAAAATTCCCAGCTTCTGGAAAGTCAGAAACAGCTTTTACACGAAGGGGAAGTATGGGAAGAAGAAGTGAATGGCCTTAATCATCAGAAAACAACACTTGAAGACTCCAAAGAACATGAAGAACAAGttctaagagagaaagaaaatcacattaagtcTCTGTCTGAACACTTGCTGAAAGATTGGGCTCCTGTGCTTGAAGAAGACCTAACAGACGATGGTAACTTGGAGTTGGAAATGAAAAGTGAATCAGAAATCGGTGCTCACTTAGAGGATCAGCCAAAAGGAGATTTGAAGAAACAGCTTTATGCTGATAAGTTaaattcctcttttaaaatcttagaaggagaaagaaatcaagtTTTTACTTTAGTATCTGAAGTCGTTGAAACAAAGGAAGACCTTATAGAAGAGATTAAAAATCTTAAGACAGAACAAGCATCTCTGCAGTCAAAAAATACACAATTGGAAAGTGAGAATCAGCATCTTGAACAGAAACTTAAACTCATCATTGAAGTATATGAAGCAATTGTAATGAAACTCCAGAGGAAAgtaagagaagaggaaaatgacCAGGTAGTGCAAGAGGAGAAACTTTTCAAAATGGAGGAAAACATCAGCCATGCAAGTGAACAGCTTAAGACCTATAGAAAGCAAGTCAAAGACCTTGAAGAAGAGTTAGAGAGAACCACTTATTTTTATCAGGGGCAGATTACACACTATGAGGAAAAAGCACAAGATAATGAGTGGGCAGCTCAGAGGGCTGAAAGATACCTCAATGATTTAGGGAAACACGAGGCTCACGACAGTCAAAACTTCACCGAAAatgagtttaaattttaaaaagatccttCTGCACTTCATGTTTCAAATACAGCCATTGGCAGAGAGCATTTCCCAGATGGTCCCTCACCATTGGGTCGACCTTCATCTGAAATGAGAGCTGCACTTCTGGGAAAGGAGGGTGCACTCAGACTCTCACCTTTGCTTCCACGGGTAGGAGGAAGAGGCTCAAGAGGCCCAGAGAATCCTCTGGGCCCTCAAATTATCAATGAAAGAAGAGAATCCGGCTATGATGGGATAACTGATCATCAGAGAGTGCCTTATAACATTAGGCCCCTGTCATCTCCATGGGAACAGAACCCTAAGATGATGACGTCTCCACCAGGCCAACCATATTGTGATCTGCGTCTTCCTTTACCAAGGCAAGAGTGATGTGATTCTAATTACGGTGGACCCTCGGGACCAGCAGAACTCAGAAGTTCTACTCTGCCGCCTTTGGATCAAATGGATGGGCCTATGTTTTCTGAAATGGAATCCAGTAGAAATGATTCCAAAGTTGATCTTGATAATTCCAATGTGCCCGATTCATCTCTCCCTGCTGAAAACCAAGAAACTGCCTCTGGCTTTGCTTTCTCACCTTTCCCTCCAATCAGAGGTCCATTGTTTCCAGTGGATCCAAGGAATCAGTTCATGAGAAGAGGAGCTTttttccctccacctcctccaggaaacaTGTATGGAGCATCTCGAGAATATTTTCCATGGGGCCCTCCATTCCCAATGGAGCCATGGTGTTTTCCTCATTATCTCCCCCCAAGAGCTGAATTCTGCCCCCCTCCCTCCCGTGCATTCTGA